Proteins co-encoded in one Setaria viridis chromosome 9, Setaria_viridis_v4.0, whole genome shotgun sequence genomic window:
- the LOC117835288 gene encoding uncharacterized protein has product MADGEEPLVQESTVPVVPAADPSGRSVRLVYTLLPGAEPFARLPALPSPPRDPGPVLARSGALAEFRGWPGGRSKLWRRWVDKLQPRHEVLWRDLGILDAILTTTYRVWRDEGALLQLAAFWSAATSTFVFPWGEATVTLQDVAALAGLPLVGGPVRAPVPEELEKEVGALEAVRVVLNQSKNRKPSYGVWVKHFLNRAPDKEASAAGGRGDLEEHGAFLSMWLSRFVLPSPPLDVVQSATFPIAVRLARGQSVALAPAALASIYSDLSALKRRLGLHKRKEPPFGVSAPMQILQLWVWERFPELRPKMVSSRAPDVVGMPSVARWHNVRNVLDTKYVYRVLMSPKEFEWRPYGSSSVALQPKTGGCWVRGQDITRSKALLSFARCLRACELVGMNCIERYRPHRVARQLGFYQDVPGNVVRVNSRWEKAWESYNVEAKHLAFVVPNHKPGVTVKYAQWWEPYSSACATAVANAVNTKRLYVLVNPVKRKMEGLLAADSDKKMHVDTSIGIQQPAPDAAEDLEDEIPLVERLNSIIKMMRKKHTTECLVKGSEQELIAESSNSFRPTSASLGARKAIIHKDFEQALSDEFTGSLRMVGGSSCGSAAKLALNKYLQQTEEEGLVISNEENNTRPEYGDFLFHNVVQGAVSCGSNEAIIGAATKVDMLPSPEDILVISDCEVETGLNNRTLRQEPDVLTHAATIQTYVGHSEGSTEEMQKCTVAGDKVHKEKTGSLYCNEKGNEDVLVSNQELESVIENLAEANRKKSGNSERSSSSRLVDEITKLASMEVCTETLYYLSQFDQAKDAWDKDANSTGADQDVYMPRRAVGTMEMIKMASIIRQAEIAELKKNIDRLKEEILALEAAES; this is encoded by the exons AtggcggacggcgaggagccCCTGGTCCAAGAATCCACCGTCCCCGTCGttcccgccgccgacccctccGGCCGCTCCGTCCGATTGGTCTACACGCTCCTCCCTGGCGCCGAGCCCTTCGCCCGTCTCCCGGCCCTGCCGTCCCCGCCCCGCGACCCCGGACCCGTTCTTGCCCGCAGCGGGGCCCTGGCGGAATTCCGTGGGTGGCCGGGGGGCCGCTCCAAGCTGTGGAGGCGGTGGGTGGACAAGCTCCAGCCGCGGCACGAGGTACTGTGGCGGGACCTCGGGATCCTGGACGCCATCCTCACCACCACGTACCGGGTGTGGCGCGACGAGGGCGCCCTGCTCCAGCTCGCCGCGTTCTGGTCCGCCGCCACCAGCACCTTCGTCTTCCCCTGGGGCGAGGCCACCGTCACGCTCCAGGACGTCGCCGCGCTCGCGGGCCTGCCCCTCGTCGGCGGCCCCGTGCgcgcgccggtgccggaggagcTCGAGAAGGAGGTGGGCGCGCTCGAGGCCGTCCGGGTTGTGCTCAACCAGAGCAAGAACAGGAAGCCGTCGTACGGAGTGTGGGTGAAGCACTTCCTCAACCGCGCGCCGGACAAGGAGGCGTCCGCCGCGGGTGGCCGCGGCGACCTGGAAGAGCACGGCGCGTTCCTGTCCATGTGGCTTTCTCGCTTCGTGCTCCCATCACCGCCGTTAGACGTCGTCCAGTCAGCGACGTTCCCCATCGCCGTCCGTCTGGCGCGCGGCCAGAGCGTggcgctcgcgcccgccgcacTCGCCAGCATCTACAGCGACCTCTCGGCGCTCAAGCGTCGCCTGGGCTTGCACAAGAGAAAGGAGCCGCCTTTCGGAGTCTCCGCACCGATGCAGATTCTCCAGCTTTGGGTCTGGGAGCGTTTCCCCGAGCTGCGCCCCAAGATGGTGAGCTCCCGTGCTCCTGATGTCGTTGGGATGCCAAGCGTTGCCCGGTGGCATAACGTCCGCAATGTGCTCGACACGAAGTATGTTTACAGAGTGCTCATGTCGCCCAAGGAGTTTGAGTGGCGACCCTATGGAAGTAGCAGTGTTGCTCTGCAGCCCAAGACCGGTGGCTGCTGGGTGCGTGGCCAGGACATCACAAGAAGCAAAGCACTGTTGTCATTTGCGCGTTGTTTGCGTGCTTGTGAGCTTGTGGGCATGAATTGCATTGAGAGGTACCGTCCTCATCGTGTTGCAAGGCAGCTGGGCTTTTATCAGGATGTCCCAGGAAATGTAGTCCGTGTAAATTCAAGGTGGGAGAAAGCATGGGAGTCATACAACGTAGAAGCCAAACATCTTGCATTTGTTGTTCCAAATCACAAGCCAGGTGTGACAGTTAAGTATGCTCAATGGTGGGAGCCTTACTCGTCGGCATGTGCTACTGCAGTTGCAAATGCTGTGAATACTAAACGACTTTATGTTTTGGTTAATCcagtaaaaagaaaaatggaaggGCTTCTTGCTGCTGATTCTGACAAAAAGATGCATGTTGACACATCGATCGGGATTCAGCAGCCAGCACCAGATGCAGCTGAGGATTTGGAGGATGAAATTCCTCTTGTGGAGAGACTCAATAGTATCATTAAGATGATGCGTAAGAAGCATACCACTGAATGTTTGGTGAAAGGTTCTGAGCAGGAGCTAATTGCTGAAAGTTCAAACAGTTTTAGACCAACATCTGCAAGTCTTGGAGCTAGGAAGGCAATTATACACAAAGATTTTGAGCAAGCCTTATCTGATGAATTCACCGGCTCTTTACGTATGGTTGGTGGGTCATCCTGTGGTTCAGCTGCCAAACTGGCACTAAACAAATATCTCCAGCAAACTGAAGAGGAAGGCCTTGTTATTTCTAACGAGGAAAATAATACCAGACCAGAATATGGCGATTTCTTGTTCCACAATGTCGTCCAGGGTGCAGTGAGTTGTGGAAGCAATGAAGCCATTATTGGAGCTGCAACTAAAGTTGATATGTTGCCATCACCTGAAGACATCTTGGTGATCAGTGATTGCGAGGTTGAAACTGGTCTGAATAACAGAACTCTCAGGCAAGAACCGGATGTATTAACTCATGCTGCAACTATTCAAACTTATGTTGGTCACTCAGAAGGATCGACTGAAGAAATGCAGAAATGCACTGTCGCAGGAGACAAGGTGCACAAGGAAAAAACTGGTTCTCTGTATTGTAATGAGAAAGGAAATGAAGACGTCTTAGTATCTAATCAAGAATTAGAATCTGTGATAGAAAACCTCGCAGAAGCTAATAGAAAGAAATCAG GAAACAGTGAGAGGTCGTCGTCGAGCAGGCTGGTTGATGAAATCACGAAACTGGCTAGCATGGAAGTTTGTACAGAAACTCTCTATTACCTTAGTCAATTTGATCAGGCAAAAGATGCCTGGGACAAAGATGCAAATAGCACAGGTGCAGATCAAGATGTTTACATGCCAAGACGTGCAGTTGGGACAATGGAAATGATTAAAATGGCATCTATAATTCGACAGGCTGAAATTGCTgagttgaagaaaaatattgaCAGACTGAAGGAAGAGATCCTGGCGCTAGAGGCAGCTGAGAGCTGA
- the LOC117837774 gene encoding tobamovirus multiplication protein 1, with product MRKLLSSPLAALSLPEMAAGGVALALRGWWEEVNGSPAWQDGAFFSLSAAYALVSAVALIQLVRIQLRVPEIGWTTQKVFHLMNFIVNGVRAIVFGFHAHVFLLQPKVYTLVLLYLPGLLFFSTYTLLVLFWAEIYHQAKHLPTDKLRTIYIAVNSIIYVIQVCIWVYLGINDNPLMELVSKIFISAVSFIALLGFLIYGGRLFAMLRHFPIESKGRRKKLYEVGTVTGICFTCFLIRCIVVSFSSFNPELSLEVLDHPVLDFFYYMLTEILPSALVLFILRKLPPKRVSAQQYHTIR from the exons atgagGAAGCTGCTCTCCTCGCCCCTGGCCGCGCTGTCGCTgccggagatggcggcgggaggGGTCGCGCTGGCGCTGCGGGGCTGGTGGGAGGAGGTGAACGGCTCGCCGGCGTGGCAGGACGGCGCCTTTTtctccctctccgccgcctACGCGCTCGTCTCCGCCGTCGCGCTG ATTCAATTAGTCCGAATTCAGTTGCGGGTGCCGGAAATTGGTTGGACCACACAAAAGGTTTTCCATCTAATGAATTTCATTGTGAATGGAG TTCGTGCTATTGTATTTGGGTTTCATGCACATGTGTTCCTGCTTCAACCAAAA GTGTATACTTTAGTGTTGTTATATCTTCCTGGTCTCTTATTTTTCTCAACCTACACATTGCTTGTGCTGTTCTGGGCAGAGATATACCATCAG GCTAAGCATCTTCCCACAGACAAGCTAAGGACTATATACATTGCAGTTAATAGCATCATATATGTCATTCAG GTTTGTATTTGGGTATACCTTGGAATAAATGACAATCCTCTCATGGAGCTTGTTAGCAAAATATTCATATCAG CTGTCTCCTTTATAGCTCTTCTGGGATTCTTAATTTATGGTGGAAG GTTATTCGCCATGCTGAGACACTTCCCAATTGAATCAAAGGGGCGGAGAAAGAAGCTTTACGAG GTCGGGACTGTGACAGGAATTTGTTTCACATGTTTCTTGATAAGATGCATTGTG GTGTCATTTTCATCATTTAATCCTGAACTATCTCTTGAAGTTTTGGATCATCCAGTTTTGGATTTCTTCTACTATATG TTGACAGAGATACTGCCTTCTGCCCTTGTACTATTCATCCTACGGAAACTTCCCCCAAAGAGAGTATCAGCACAACAATACCACACCATTCGTTAG
- the LOC117837773 gene encoding uncharacterized protein — MAELTQPSANDGGGTGSTPPELTPPPTWRKKPSQKGKPRLRLVQHARTTTPKPPVAPPQKKRKAAGDGVAGESPKPVRRKLDLDGERRPPTKISAPAVVSGSFSRATLMENLRSLAKLHLGDKKPPRMPPASSPKVTKPAALPPKIDPRRSFSRAQLMENLRSLAKRHNLPAAAADDDAKGKSGSPKKEKKPTLVDELVLVPYNRKRAASAAAAEDPFRALVIHEDPSPAREEHHPGDRGGVRPADATGGDVPGHGAARDRKFDYEHPWGGTVLTSVVGTFLTQNVTDHLSSNAFMNLAAEFSLSKNRSNVEPRTNVPLMLTDGSGLGESEPGDHGSADERGKCRDKGIEELIASIRTGEISSWDRGRIRKVLFDRFESSTAAKIFHDIASIRDTSHWNSLLKEAYNNGYRKEENTNETIDWDALLHAPFAKIAECIRDRGNQSQMALRILAFLVRIKRDHGSIDLEWLRHVPRAKAKRYLLSINGLGAKSVDCIRLLSLRHRAFPVDTNVARIVTRLGWVELQPLPNSQEFHLVNTYPVMADIQKYLDPLLCKIPADGVYELHCQQITFGKSICTKRQPNCGACPFTGECKYFQSLVSRLASIYSLFTTVLVIYCFIVTPKMTMDRPFVYIELDDYYHILPPNRYNNDN, encoded by the exons ATGGCGGAGCTCACGCAGCCTTCTGCCAACGACGGTGGTGGCACCGGAAGCACGCCGCCGGAGCTCACGCCACCCCCTACATGGAGGAAAAAGCCTTCTCAGAAGGGCAAACCCAGGCTGCGGCTCGTCCAGCATGCAAGGACGACGACTCCAAAGCCGCCGGTGGCTCCTCCccagaagaagaggaaagccgccggcgatggcgtcgcTGGCGAGAGCCCAAAACCAGTCCGGCGTAAGCTTGACCTCGACGGTGAGCGCCGGCCGCCGACCAAGATCAGTGCTCCGGCCGTCGTCAGCGGAAGCTTCAGCAGGGCCACGCTTATGGAAAACCTGAGGTCCCTCGCCAAGCTTCACTTGGGCGACAAGAAGCCGCCCCGCatgccgccggcgtcgtcgccgaAGGTCACCAAGCCGGCGGCATTGCCACCCAAGATCGATCCGCGGCGCTCCTTTAGCCGAGCCCAGCTGATGGAGAACCTGAGGTCCCTCGCCAAGCGCCACAACCttccggcggccgccgcagaCGACGACGCCAAGGGCAAGAGCGGTAGTCCGAAGAAGGAGAAAAAACCGACGCTGGTGGACGAGCTCGTGCTGGTGCCATACAACAGAAAGCGggcagcctccgccgccgccgccgaggatcCCTTCCGGGCGCTGGTCATCCACGAAGACCCGAGTCCGGCTCGTGAAGAACATCACCCCGGCGATCGAGGCGGCGTACGGCCAGCTGATGCAACTGGAGGAGACGTGCCGGGGCACGGAGCTGCCC GGGATAGGAAGTTCGACTACGAGCATCCGTGGGGAGGAACCGTACTTACTTCCGTAGTGGGCACATTCCTAACACAAAATGTCACAGACCACTTGTCAAG CAACGCTTTCATGAACCTCGCGGCGGAGTTCTCCTTATCAAAGAATAGAAGCAATGTCGAGCCAAGAACAAATGTACCTCTGATGCTAACAGATGGCTCTGGTTTAGGGGAGTCTGAACCTGGTGACCATGGCTCTGCCGATGAACGGGGTAAATGCCGTGATAAGGGAATAGAGGAGCTCATTGCATCGATTAGAACAGGAGAAATATCAAGTTGGGACAGGGGGCGTATAAGGAAGGTGTTGTTCGACAGGTTCGAATCTTCGACGGCTGCAAAAATTTTCCATGATATTGCTTCTATCAGAGATACATCTCATTGGAATTCTCTGCTTAAAGAAGCCTACAACAATGGGTATCGGAAGGAGGAAAATACGAATGAAACGATTGATTGGGATGCTCTACTGCACGCACCATTTGCTAAAATTGCAGAGTGCATCAGGGACCGTGGAAATCAATCCCAAATGGCATTGAGAATACTG GCTTTTCTAGTTCGTATCAAGAGAGACCATGGAAGCATTGATCTGGAGTGGCTTAGACACGTCCCCCGTGCAAAGGCAAA GAGGTACCTACTGAGTATAAATGGGCTTGGAGCAAAAAGTGTTGACTGTATCCGTCTCTTGTCCCTGAGACACAGAGCATTCCCG GTTGATACAAATGTAGCTCGCATAGTGACAAGGCTAGGATGGGTCGAACTTCAACCTTTACCAAATTCTCAAGAGTTCCATCTGGTGAACAC ATATCCTGTCATGGCTGACATTCAAAAGTACCTTGACCCCTTATTGTGCAAGATTCCTGCAGATGGAGT GTATGAACTACATTGCCAACAGATAACATTTGGAAAG TCAATATGCACCAAACGACAACCAAATTGTGGTGCCTGCCCATTCACTGGAGAGTGCAAGTACTTTCAAAGTCTTGTTTCAAGGTTAGCTTCGATATACAGCCTATTTACTACAGTATTGGTGATATATTGTTTCATTGTTACTCCAAAAATGACTATGGACCGTCCATTTGTATATATAGAACTAGATGATTATTATCACATATTACCTCCTAACAG ATACAACAATGACAATTAG